The Vitis riparia cultivar Riparia Gloire de Montpellier isolate 1030 chromosome 10, EGFV_Vit.rip_1.0, whole genome shotgun sequence genome includes a region encoding these proteins:
- the LOC117923075 gene encoding uncharacterized mitochondrial protein AtMg00820-like, producing the protein MVDDVPVKGTRLLSDVYKRCNIAICEPADYEEAMKNQNWMIAMKDDLSMIEKKKTWVLVERPRDRKVIGVKWVYRTKLNVDGSINKNKARLVVKGYNQIFSVDYSDTFAPVARLDTIRLLIFVAAQNDWRVYLLDVK; encoded by the coding sequence ATGGTAGATGATGTTCCAGTCAAAGGCACGAGGTTGCTTTCTGATGTATATAAGAGATGCAATATTGCTATATGTGAACCTGCAGACTATGAAGAAGCAATGAAGAAtcaaaattggatgattgcaaTGAAGGATGATCTATCAatgatagagaaaaaaaaaacatgggttCTTGTTGAAAGGCCTAGAGACAGGAAGGTGATTGGAGTTAAATGGGTGTATAGAACTAAGCTTAATGTTGATGGTTctattaacaaaaacaaagcaagacTTGTTGTGAAAGGTTATAATCAAATTTTTAGTGTGGACTACTCAGATACGTTCGCTCCAGTTGCTCGATTAGATACCATCAGGCTACTGATTTTTGTAGCTGCTCAAAATGATTGGAGAGTGTATCTACTCGATGTCAAATGA